The genomic DNA ttaattaaattcattattgtatccatgaaataatattaataaaaaaatgttatatgtatataacatataacttaactaaaacatattttatttccatACATTAATGtatttcttataattaaaaataggaTAAATTTTCATAACCACCATTGtctatttcaaaaattacatctGCCTCTTTTAtaattaacaaaacattaaaatgaatttttttttctctctttccttaattcatctttatctttttctaaTAGATTGCAACTAATGAAATCATCAATGGAAAATGCCTAagtctttttatttattctttctctctccacaAAAAACTCCATCAATTACTAAAAGTCTAACTAGAAATCCATTAACTTgattaatggatttttgatgaAATTCTATCCTTTGAGTGTATGTGTGTCCCCCGAAATGATTTGGGTTCAAactcaatttctttctttttcactaaCAATTGACGATGGACATTGTCccgatctctttctctctcttgccaACGATTGACGGCATCTAACAAGGTAGGTATCATTTTTTATAACACAATGGTATTGCAATTTAGGTAAAATTCAAGGGTAGTATGTGAAATctatcattaaaatatatttatataattgatatattaataattaacttaattaaagttCAGTTATTGTTGTTAGTAATGAAAGATATAGtcgtgtaaaaaaataataataatcatagaAATCTTCAAGGATATTTCTAAATTATGaggaattttcatataaatgaCAAACTATATGAGATTTGgaacaatttatttattataaatttaaaacaaaatacaaattttggcATATTATTGAAAGAACTGAAAgtttgttataaaattaaaactagatAAAACTTGGgtatattattaagaaaattaaattaaaagtttgttataaaattgaaacaaaagtcaaaagttcagtatttttttataatttattctaaaaatataaaaaaatatgagaaagagaaaagagagaaaaaaatgaattatatttatatatatatatatgagtgaaATTTTAACTGAATTACTTATAAATTTAACTCTCATATAGACGATTGAGCCTTACAAGAATGAAATATAATTAGGGCATACCAATGTCCTTGCAATTAAATGGTGTTTTAGGGATTCCTTTGAATTAAAGTGATAAGTTCACAATTGGTATGGTCCACATAAATTGGATCATCCAATATTTACAATAATATTCTCGCcattatatttataaagaattttcaaaacttttttttttttttttctaatcttgatgtcatttttattttactaaacaaaaattcaaagtcaaaaccTTATAAACACAACTTAAAAAGAGCCAACAATGATCAAACATAACaaaagagataacaactaagACTCAAAAACAGAATAAATTCAACAAAGATAAAAGCATATaaattgtaatatatttatttattttttcttactaCCAATACCTTATTTTGAATGTACTGTACTATGTATCGTTTGATAACCCCAAAAATCTTCTCTCTTTggttccattttaatttctgatgGAGAAATTCAAAAGATACTTAGAATTAGACATAGTATATTCACTTATATTTCCAATAAGTGATTTAGGAGTCACCTGATAAACGACAATTAAGTCTAGTGACAAAGTCAACATAGTTGGGGTCTATTTGACTTGAAAACTTAAGGAAATGttagatataaaaattatttttcattaattaaatttagatcGAAAGGGGGTTACTAATAATTTGACAAATTATCAAGAGGAACCGTGAGAACTAAAAAGAGATTTTACAAAGAAATAGGGCCTAAATGTAATTTATCAATATGTCGATTTCATTTAGTTAGGGAGTTAACTTttattgttgtcaaaatataataataaatttgttcgAATGAATACGTCATCGTCAACCCGTATaaacttgtaaaaaaaaataaataattagagaGCACGAAGAGGTTCTCGCACAAATATTTCGATATTTAAGTCaaacattgaaaataatgaaagttGGATTGAAGGctatttatagaagaaaatggaataatcttaaataattCAGAATTGAAATTTATCAGAGACGTACCATTTCAAGATGCTCTTATTCCCCTGCATGTTGtggaattttattattatgtaatattttatgcattttaatatATCAAGGAAAAACATgaagaaatttataatattattatgttaataaaatctttatccaaaactcttattatatatttacaaaaaagttTGACATTATATTcactttctaatattttatattctcaacctccaataatttaaaatgtaacaaAAACTTACTTAAtgttgatttaaaataaaaaaaaaatctacttaaaattaaaatctgaaCTCTTTTTCATTATAAAACCATCACAATTTtggaacaaaattttaaatttacatattatttatgtgtatgTTTAAAACTGAATTATGAATATAATCGAAATATtgcatatataatgaaatatataattatttgaagGATCGATACAATAAGAATCTTACAtatacaattaaaattatgcatttttaattaatccaacaatcaaaatctTTTAACAATAGTATTCGAAATCTTGCTTATACGATTGATTCCTGCTTATACTatcaaatacaaaatatcaCTTTTGAATTTACTCTGgtgtatttataattattagcATGCATTCCTCTACCATTATCATACTGATTCATATTGAGaaggaaaatgctattagtacacccattttgtacaccttgggctacaaaatggggtattatgacaaaaaatccctcatgaggcgcatagaggcgcgtgaggctcATGGAGAGacgcagggtattttggtcataataccccttgtgtagcccaagatgtacaaaaatggtgtacatgtagcatgatcCTATTGGGAAACCATGGATATGGAGTTGCCATCTAGCAAATGTTGACCGAAAAAACActattaaaaattcttaaaattaagTTAGAATTAATACAACTTAATAGCCATAATAATCGTATAATAAACGTACTTGCATCCTTTTTACaaccataaaataaataagcaaactATTAATACTTTTGTCTTCCATTTGATTATTAGCAATAGTgcacaaaatataatttactcGAACTTGTGGGTCAAAATAAGACACCTGAATAtccacaaaattattattataaggaTTATTTTCATCCTCTAtataaatggaaattaattattataaggaTTATTATCATCCTCAATATAAATGGGTGGTGTTCATGGAACTCAATAGTGCTAGCAATCATACAACTTGGAGTAGACATGTTGctttttttacttatatttttacattttgttgTAAATTATATCATATGTATAAGATTTGTgtaactcaaaaaataaaaactctaaaACATCTTAGGAGATAAATAAATAGTTTGGATGTAgacataattgaaaaaaaaaattaacaaaacaaataCCTAAATGGGTTGGAGTTGATGTCTTGTTTTGTCGCTTCTCCCAATAACTCTTTAACATTGACTCGATGcaccttttatttttattttataagaattcATAATAAGATCTTCAAATAAGATATTATCCTCTTTAACTATGTCACAACTTAATATTCTCTTACTTTGGAATTATTGTCTTTGTACGATTTTTTGTCACTTGTGCTTTCGATTtagataaaaaagataaattttaaaagaaaattttatctaattacATAGAATAAAGAATCAAATTCAAGACTAACTGAACATAAATACGCATTTAAATTTAAGAAACCTATATACTCCTATAATTTCACATGGCCAtctggaaagagagagagagagagaggagatttTGAAAGAGACATGGGAGAGAGAGCGCTAAGGAGTCTCAGTATTCTCGATgttcgaaatttttttttggataatgcTAGATGGCCAATTTGGGAGACAACTTAGTTGACAATCCAGTTAAAATTACATATCTATCCTCAAACTAAATTACAAATCTACCCTTATTTTTCAGCTCAAAATTAATACCCCACCCTACCCAGCTTCATCTTCCTCacttactctctctctttccagcCGCCCAGCTTCttccctccctctctttctctctccagCCGTGATGTTCAGAAAGCAACGATGCACTATGGGTGCCCTTTTGTTAAAAGATTCAAGCTTTTATCATCTTATCACTCTTTGTTTATAGCTTCTTTATGTGGGTTTTCTTTgaatggctttttttttttttcctcagacagaaggaattttcaaataaaCATTGAAAACAACCACAAGGAGGATGTGAAGAGGCAAAGTTGGAAGTTCTGTTTTGAGCTCAAGTAATGAGGAAGATTCAGAGGCAAGCGTGGTTGTTCTCGGCGAGAACCCATCCAAAAGATCTAGCACCTATGACGTGAAGACGGTGGACAAATTGGTGGATCCTACTTTTCCAGCGCAATTCCTATATTCTGAGCTCAAGCGAGAAGAGTCTccatatcttttcttttctggaaTGACAAAGCCACTAGTGAGAGGGTTTGGATAGTAAAGATATTTTGGTTGTTGATATTTCAGAGAAAGCTCTGCTCCTAAAACCTCTTCTTTTGTAACGGAAAAGTAGGAAAACTGCATAATGTAGGTCACATTTTATGCCaaacatttttgttttcttttctcttttatcttgtaAGTACCGAATTTTGTTTCTTGAATATATGGTTGGTTGTTTCCATCCAATTGCCTGTGACTCGTCAAATGTTGTAATTTCGCATTGTGCATTGGTGAAATTTTTAGGtcgattttgtgtgtttgtggCCGAGATTGATTACATAATTAAGCGGACCTCACTTCTGAATTTTGTCTACAGCATGGGTTTTTGCCCTTCTTCAAGTATAAATAATGACAACGGGTTGTTGAGTTGTTCAAATTCGCAATGACTCTCGGTGCTTTCTTGGTGGGGTTTTTGTTGTCTCATAAACTTGTTTGGGCTATTAATTATAGAGTTACAATCCCTTTGTGCTATTTCCCTCTTCCTATTTTAGCCATTAGGTCGGTTCAATTCTTGGTTTGATTAGAGCTGggcttgaaaattttgatttggaGCATTGGGTTCAGATCGTTTCTTGAAAACCATTGGTTTGGATTTGTAGGTTGTAataaaacagagagaaagaagagtgGGAGAGCTTGATTGATGATGCAGTCAATGGCATATACATATCCAGAAAACTAAGATGGCTCCCATAACAAACCAgcatagatatatttttaattttgataaaaattttgtataCAACTTATAATAAActcatcattaaaaaaaaaaatcaaaataacccatctatcatcatcatcatcattgaagaacaagaacaaCCCATTGAAGAACAACCTAAGAATAACCCAAATCAACAACAGCAGTACAAGAACAACTCAAATCAACCCATTGAAGAACAACACAAAATTAACCCAAATCAACAGCAGCAGCACAAGAACAACTCAAATCAACAGCAGCAACACAAGAACAACTCAAATCAACCCATTGAAGAACAACTCAAAGTGGGTCGGTCCGAATAggtgagagagggagagacaaAGAGTAGGCGAGGTCGTAATAGCGGGAAGAGGGGCGACGGCGAGCTGTGCTTGCGGCGTTGGCGGGGAAGATTGCCGACGACGACAGTGGCACCATTCTCTCTCAAGGCCAACTGGGTATGGGCGACGGCGGCGAGAGTAGTGCTAGAGGGGGTGACGGCGACGACGGTGCAAGTAGGGGGTGACGACGGGCGATGCAGGTGGGGAGGCGACAACGAGCGATGCTCGCCGTCCTCCCTCAAGGtcaagagtaagagagagaaagagagagagaatgggtgaAGTTCGAGCAACTTTAGGTAAGGCCATCTCCAACAATACTCCTTATCTTATttcctattatattataaataattcactccCTATTCTGATTTTGCCTAAAAAACTATGCGTGCTCCAACCACACTCTCTATCTTACTCCTTATTCCACTCCCTATCtcacttatttattaaaaaattttaattctaattattttacctcacttataatttttattactataaaatttattagttatttgataatttaataataaatatgacggtaatagatttttataatatttaatatattttaaaataaatttactaatattttttaaaaacaattatttaacaaaattaattaaaatatttttataattaaaaattaatattttaaacaacgGTCATATTCCAACGACTATATTTCAATGGAATATTACAACGGTCATATTCTAAACGGCTATATTATATTGAAAGATTCCAACAACGGTCATATTCCAACGGCTAGATTCTAATGGAATATTCTAACAACGGTCATATTCCAACGGCTAGATTCTAATGGAATATTCTAACAACGGTCATATtccaacggctatatttcttTGAAATATTCCAACAACGGTCATATTCATATACCTTATAAATATATGATCCATTGGGTCAAAAAATTTACAATCCACAAATCTACAACACCAACTGTCTTCACCAATTTTCAATAATCTTGTTTTAGCCATTATGTCCAACAACATCCATatgttcattcgaatgatccatgAAGAAGTtaaagatgatgaagatgatgcgGCTATTACTACATTTTTAGTAGAGCAATATGCTCAACATATGGATCACGACTTTTTTTCACATCACGGTGGATCCGTGCTGAACCACCGTGTCATCAATCGCAACAGAGCTGAAGGTCATGAGAGACTTTATCGTGATTATTTTGCAGATTCACTAACATATCCATCACAATTATTTCGCAGAAGGTTTCGTATGCATCGATCATTATTTCTACGAATTCAAGCAGCAATTGAAACACATGATCAATATTTTGTTCAAAGATTTGATGTTGTAGGAGTTCCCGGATTATCATCACTCCAAAAAATGATAGCTGCATTAAGGATGCTCGCATATGGATCACCTGCAGATGCTGTGGATAAATATGTTAGGATTGGCGAAAGTACAACAATAGAAAGTTTGAAGAAGTTCACGAAAACAGTAGTTGAAATATTTGGAGAGCAATATTTGAGATGGCCAAATACTAGTGACATCGCAAGGTTGATGAGCGTGGCTGAGCAGCGTGGGTTTTCAGGTATGTTGGGTAGCATTGATTATATGCATTGGAAGTGGAAAATTTGTCCAACTGCATGGCATGGAATGTATACAGGTCATGCCTGTGAACCAACGATTATTTTGGAAGCAATATAACTTCTTATGATCTGTGGATATGGCATTCCTTTTTTGGATTACCAGGATCATTAAACGATATTAATGTGCTAGATAGATCCCATGTATTCTCTGAATTAGCAGAAGATCGCGGTCCTGAAGTTTCGTATACTATCAATAGACATAAATATACCATGAGATATTATCTTGTCGATGGTATATATCCCTCATGGCGTACTTTTGTTAAAACCATTCCATCTCCTCAAGGGAATAAGAAGAAATTTTTTGCTACACAACAAGAGTATGCTAGAAAAGACGTCGAACAAGCATTTGGAGTCCTACAATCACGATTTGCAATAGTACGTGGACCGGGACGTATGTGGGATGTTGAAACACTCAAATATATAATGACATCTTGTATCATATTGCACAATATGATAGTTGAAGATGAACGTGATACAACTCATGAAGATGTGGATTTCAATTATGATGCAGTTGCTACTACTCCAACAATTAATTTGTCTTGCAATCGCACAAGTAAAGTTATGGAGTTCATACAAGTTCACCATTAAATTCGAGACAAACAAACTCATGTACAACTCCAAAATGATCTTGTTAAGCATTTGTGGAAATTATATGGTAAACATTCgacttgaaataaattaatgtacttCATTTCTATTGtattagaaaaaaatactcaattTCAAAATAACACTCATAAGAAATAGCCATCAATACTAAACACAACATCTCATTACattactaaaagaaaaatatacgtTACTAAATTAATGTTCATGGAGTTCATTTAATCCCAACTCCATacattattaaaagaaaaagatacatATGTTAATCCCAACTACATTTTTACAAATATGATGATCTTGCACGTCgccttttctgaagaatttcgCGTTTGAGCCCGTTGTAATATTCAGCTTGAAATTCATCCATATTACTAATATCAACGCCCATAATTCTTTCTTCATAAAGCAGTTGTTCTCGCtcttccttttttgtttctcgatcttcccttttttttttctatttccaatctttctttttctaactTTAACATCTCATTCGATTGTTCAAGTAATAACATTTTGGACTACGTTCGCTTTTCAGTAATTTTCGTCAacatttttgtaattgaatcAGTAGGAACTTCTGTTaccttagatttttttttctgtccACGTTCTTTTGAAGCATTCCTTCCCATTGGTCATTCCAATAAAGGCTCATTGATTCgaatatcaaaatcaaacaagTTCAGTGAATCAGGAGTAGATGGCGATGATGTTGCAGGACTTGCATGTTCAGAaatttttgatttcttcttcgaATAACTCGAGGCGAACTTGGGTGCATGTCGCAACTCATGCCAACAATGTAGAAATGTGAAAGAAGATTTTTGTAAGCTCTTGTATATTTCTATTGCTTCAGAAATCTAGACagttaaaaaataatgtcaatAAACCAATGACTAGCaacatgatattaataattatcaactatcAAATAACGACAGAGATTACCTTATTTTGTTCTGTTGTTCCACTTTGATTTCTGCCTTCTATTTGGTTATAGTATCCAGAGAATTTGCTCACAGCAAGTTGAATTATAGACCAACGATGCATCAGTGAATTGGGATTTCAATCAGATTCAAACTCTTTATATTGATTGAAATAAGCAAGACTCATTTCtcaatatctttgttttgtttgatcATTACCGTGTGTAGCATCCGTACTAATATTTAGCCATGCTGACGCGAGCATTAAATCCTCTTGTGTTGAGAAATTTCTTATTCGTGGCTTTTTTTGAGTGTTGAGTTTGGATGCATTAGGTTGGGATGGAGTGGTAGTGACATTCGCAAACTCGTCGTAAATATGCAGGTCGTCGTTCAACAAATTTGTGTAGTATGGTTTATTATCTCTCTCCATGGCAAGCAAAAGCTAATTGGTCAAACTGCATAAAagatcacaaaaataaatactctccttatgatataataaattaatattttaaatattacattaaataatttaattgagtaaCTTTGACATCCATttttaggattatttttaaaataatacattaaaataatgCAATACACGtatacataatcaataattaaatacacacacaaattaaataatcaaatacacacaaaataaataattaaatacacacaaaataataaaatacatacacacaaaatataagCATTTTTCTAGTCAACCAAATACATCTTAACTCAAAATCAAGCAAGtcaagaaataattaataatcaaacaaaatcttaaataataaagaacttcttaatattagaaaataaataaataaaacaaaacagtGAATAAAATTTCTTAACTTGTTGCAGTTGAACATGCCCAGAAGgaatagaatttttaaataactaaaaaatgatttaattaatacaaaCTCACTTGCTATGTGTTGAAGATGACccagaaagaagaaaaagcccTCGCTGTTTCGTCTTCTCCGCTCGCTGCAGTTGCTGCACCTTCTTCTCCTCACTCCGCCGGCAGCTCTTTCTTCTCCGTGAACCGTCGCTGTTGGTGGCTTTCTTAGCTGCTACTACTCTTATTCGAATCTAATATTCAACACAGATCACTGAACTTCAAATTTAAGAAACAAAATAGAGCAGTTGAGAAATGTAGGGAGCAAAATATGGCTCCTCAACAGTAGGGAGGGATTTCAAGCTCCACAAAAATCTGAGGAGTGACTTGACAAATAGGGAGTAGCGTTGGCAAATTTTTTTTCTGAAATGCTCCCCAAATTTTGACTTAGGAAGGATGTTTCTTTCGCGTTGGAGATGGTCTAAGTGAGTAAAATTTGAGTGGCTATGGGTGAGTGAGTGAAATTTGTGCggcaaagaaaataatatttcatcTTTCAAATTATTGATTTGTTGGGATTACTTTATCGCGATATTTTAATATGATAAATTGAGATCGTCAGCAAAATTGTTCATCAAATTGTTTTCTAGCATTGTCCTTTTTTTTGGGAGGGAGGGTGTTCACAGGAGATGTGGCGCTCTCCTGCTAGCCTAGTCCACAGAGTGGGGCCAGTAGACCGGTCCAACATAGAATCACTCTCGAACACTGATGACAAAGGTATAAAGGCGGAAAATAGTGAAACAAATTAGTAACGGTAAAAAAAGACCAAGACTAACGGCCTCAAATCTTCCTGATTCTCTCCTCTAAATGGATGCTCAAGCCTGGATTAGGAAGTTCTCTAGCACCACCTTTTGACAGGAGAGGCAGAGATTTGGGTGATTTTTGGCAAGAAATCAGGTGACCACTGTATGGAGACTTTGAAAGATGTAGAAACACTGGCCACTTATATAAATTAACAAGCTCCTAGACTTATTCTAGGCACAGAGGCAACAAGAAGAGAAGAGCAAGGGAGTGAGAAAAAGAGAGTTTGGAAGAGTTTCGAGTGGCCAAAAGTGCAGTCTGGCAAAGCAGCGGCAAATAGGGAGTTTCGGTCGTTTCTCGTAGTTTCCAAGGAATAAAGGTGGTCGATAGTGAAGTATTGCGTCAGATAGAGCTTTTTCGGCTTGAAAGACAGAGAACGGAGGTGGCCGGAACTAGCCGGCGAGGATGAGGGTTGGCAAAGAAGACAGGGGAGCACAGTGTAATTTTGTAAAGTTTTAAAAGTTCTCCAGTGCACTTCTACCCCAAAAACTTTGATTTATTGCATTTAGACCCGTATGTTTAATTTACCGTTATGACCCCTAATTTCATTGAAATTGAACTAACaccttaaaatttaaatgttatcaCACTTATGATTGTTAAATTTGCATCGTAGTTTTGAAATTTATGTATTGTGAAACATGATGATAAAATCTTTTCTTAAtgcactaaaatattttttaatgacataTATGCATAAATGATTGTATTATCTTCTctaataaattaacaaataaacGAGGAGatacattattattaatagGTGTCTGGCTTTCTACCTTAAACCATTTAGTGTGTATTGTGAAACATGATGATGAAATCTTTTTTTAAtgcactaaaatattttttaatagcaTATATGACTTTATTATCATTTCTTATAAATTGATAGATAAACAAGGAGatacattattattaatagGTGATTGACATTTTACCTTAAACCATACAATGTGTgtttaatttgataaataacGGAATGATGGTTACTAGTTCATTTGTCCCAATAGAAGTAAGAAGTTATGCATAATTATATGATGAAAACCATTTTGAGAGTGTCATTAATGGTTTAGTGCttatttttgacatattcaaACGTGTTAAGTGATTTGAGCActtaaaaaagtaaagaaaagatGACTAACTACAAAAGACAATTTTTCTCATGtgtttgtaattaaaatatttgtttacgtaatatttaatttctttatttgtttgaaCATTACATAAGACCTAATGACTTGGTTTATTAGTTCA from Diospyros lotus cultivar Yz01 chromosome 4, ASM1463336v1, whole genome shotgun sequence includes the following:
- the LOC127799701 gene encoding uncharacterized protein LOC127799701, whose product is MSNNIHMFIRMIHEEVKDDEDDAAITTFLVEQYAQHMDHDFFSHHGGSVLNHRVINRNRAEGHERLYRDYFADSLTYPSQLFRRRFRMHRSLFLRIQAAIETHDQYFVQRFDVVGVPGLSSLQKMIAALRMLAYGSPADAVDKYVRIGESTTIESLKKFTKTVVEIFGEQYLRWPNTSDIARLMSVAEQRGFSAEDRGPEVSYTINRHKYTMRYYLVDGIYPSWRTFVKTIPSPQGNKKKFFATQQEYARKDVEQAFGVLQSRFAIVRGPGRMWDVETLKYIMTSCIILHNMIVEDERDTTHEDVDFNYDAVATTPTINLSCNRTSKVMEFIQVHH